Proteins from one Desulfonema limicola genomic window:
- a CDS encoding DUF4160 domain-containing protein, with protein MPTIKNIPGPYRFFFYSFDCNEPKHVHIQREKMVSKFWLEPLVFADNRGFSPRELNIIRKIIKNNINKIKEEWHEHCG; from the coding sequence ATGCCGACAATTAAGAATATACCCGGCCCTTACCGTTTTTTCTTTTACAGCTTTGACTGCAATGAACCAAAGCATGTACATATTCAAAGGGAAAAAATGGTAAGCAAGTTCTGGTTAGAACCGCTGGTTTTTGCTGATAACCGGGGATTCTCTCCAAGAGAATTAAACATTATACGAAAAATCATTAAAAATAATATTAATAAGATAAAGGAGGAATGGCATGAGCATTGCGGTTAA
- a CDS encoding DUF2442 domain-containing protein translates to MSIAVNIIEPQIQDIKVTEDEITACLMDGRTISVPLAWSWRLSEATKEQRNHFEIIGDGQGVHWPDIDEDISVRGMLYGVPARKFEKIEKLAS, encoded by the coding sequence ATGAGCATTGCGGTTAATATAATTGAACCCCAGATACAGGATATTAAAGTTACTGAGGACGAAATAACAGCCTGTCTTATGGACGGCAGAACTATCAGTGTTCCCCTTGCATGGTCATGGCGTTTGTCAGAGGCAACAAAAGAACAAAGAAATCACTTTGAAATAATCGGAGACGGTCAGGGAGTTCACTGGCCTGATATTGATGAAGATATCAGTGTCCGCGGAATGCTTTACGGAGTACCTGCACGAAAATTTGAAAAAATAGAGAAGCTTGCATCATGA
- a CDS encoding type I restriction-modification system subunit M: MITGELRNQIDKLWTEFWTGGITNPLTVIEQISFLMFARLLDITETRNEKKAERTKKPFKKLFDEKKQDRRWSHFKNMPAQEMLVHVRDKVFPEFKKIAEAGVPYGQYMKDAQLLIQKPNLLVSAVNMVDDLPLTEGDSKGDLYEYLLSKLTTAGINGQFRTPRHIIRKMVEITDPKIGEVVGDPACGTGGFLVGIMEHLLEKNTSTQGIIESDDGKKTFTGDMLKDADRKHIRNRMFHGFDFDGTMLRIAVMNLLLHGIDAPEIHYQDTMSNNFTERFPKMSEDFFDVILANPPFKGSLDFDDVHPDLLRKVKTKKTELLFVVLILKMMKIGGRSATIVPDGVLFGSSNAHLALREMLVDDNQLEAVISLPSGVFKPYAGVSTGILVFTKGGKTKDVFYYDVQADGFSLDDKRTKIDNDDLPDLINRWQKRNPKKDTDRTGKAFFVPADEIRKNKYDLSINRYKEIVYEEDEYDPPKEILARMKDLEMEIMADMDELEGMLG, encoded by the coding sequence ATGATTACAGGAGAATTAAGAAATCAGATTGACAAACTCTGGACAGAATTCTGGACAGGCGGGATTACCAATCCCCTGACTGTTATTGAACAGATTTCCTTTCTTATGTTTGCCAGGCTTTTGGATATTACGGAAACACGTAATGAAAAAAAGGCTGAGCGGACAAAAAAGCCTTTTAAAAAGCTTTTTGATGAGAAAAAGCAGGATCGGCGATGGTCGCACTTTAAAAACATGCCTGCACAGGAAATGCTGGTGCATGTGAGGGACAAGGTATTTCCTGAATTTAAAAAAATTGCCGAAGCCGGTGTGCCATACGGCCAGTATATGAAAGATGCCCAGTTATTAATCCAGAAGCCCAACCTGCTGGTCTCTGCTGTAAACATGGTTGACGATCTTCCTTTAACCGAGGGTGACAGCAAGGGCGATCTGTATGAATATCTTCTCAGCAAGCTGACAACAGCCGGTATTAACGGACAGTTCAGAACCCCGCGCCATATTATACGCAAGATGGTGGAAATAACAGACCCGAAAATCGGGGAGGTTGTGGGTGATCCTGCCTGCGGAACAGGCGGGTTTCTTGTGGGGATTATGGAGCATCTCCTGGAGAAAAATACGTCAACACAGGGTATTATTGAAAGCGATGACGGTAAAAAGACCTTTACTGGTGATATGCTCAAGGATGCAGACAGAAAGCATATTAGAAACAGGATGTTTCACGGGTTTGATTTTGACGGAACCATGCTGCGGATTGCAGTTATGAACCTGCTTTTACACGGCATTGATGCTCCTGAAATCCATTATCAGGATACCATGAGCAACAACTTTACTGAGCGTTTCCCAAAAATGTCAGAGGATTTTTTTGACGTTATCCTTGCAAATCCGCCGTTTAAAGGCAGTCTGGATTTTGATGATGTGCATCCTGATCTGTTGAGAAAGGTGAAAACCAAAAAAACGGAACTGCTTTTTGTTGTTCTGATTTTGAAAATGATGAAAATCGGGGGAAGGTCTGCTACCATTGTGCCTGACGGGGTGCTGTTCGGGTCTTCAAATGCTCATCTGGCTTTGCGGGAAATGCTGGTGGATGACAACCAGTTGGAGGCTGTGATCTCCCTGCCTTCGGGCGTGTTTAAGCCCTATGCGGGTGTATCAACCGGTATCCTGGTTTTTACCAAAGGGGGAAAAACAAAGGATGTGTTTTATTATGATGTACAGGCAGACGGGTTTTCCCTGGATGATAAACGGACAAAGATTGACAATGACGACCTGCCGGATTTGATAAATCGGTGGCAAAAGCGAAATCCAAAAAAAGACACGGACAGGACAGGCAAGGCGTTTTTTGTTCCTGCTGATGAGATAAGAAAGAATAAATATGACCTTTCCATCAACCGGTATAAAGAGATTGTGTATGAGGAAGATGAATATGATCCGCCAAAGGAGATATTGGCAAGGATGAAGGACTTGGAGATGGAGATTATGGCGGATATGGATGAGCTTGAGGGGATGTTGGGATGA
- a CDS encoding restriction endonuclease subunit S — MKRTWEQVKLTEICSPKQWRTISMNNLKKSGYPVYGANGKIGFYNDYNHEQPTILITCRGATCGTINICEPFSYVTGNAMSLDNLNENRVNLKYLYYCLGNFGLQNIITGTAQPQITRQSLDYVSLPLPSLQEQKRIAAILDKADAIRRKRQQAIQLADEFLRSVFLDMFGDPVTNPKGWEVKSLGENLDFLTSGSRGWAKYYSNEGEKFLRIQNIGKNKLFKNDMAFVKPPNSAEAKRTKVKSGDILISITADLGRTAVVPDNFGTAYINQHLAIIRVKNLNSIYLSEYLASQGGQVQIQKLNRQGVKAGLNFDDIKSLKILIPPLDLQKKYEQIWLNRYKFKENYDQLTKKSGEIFNSLTQRAFRGEL, encoded by the coding sequence ATGAAGCGAACATGGGAACAAGTTAAATTAACTGAGATATGTTCACCCAAACAATGGCGAACAATTTCAATGAATAATCTAAAAAAATCCGGTTATCCTGTTTACGGTGCAAACGGGAAAATTGGTTTTTATAACGATTATAACCATGAACAACCAACAATTCTAATAACATGTCGAGGTGCAACCTGTGGAACTATAAATATCTGTGAGCCATTTTCATATGTTACTGGTAATGCAATGTCACTTGATAATCTTAATGAAAATAGAGTCAATCTAAAGTATCTTTATTATTGTCTTGGAAATTTTGGCCTACAAAACATAATAACAGGCACGGCTCAACCTCAAATAACAAGACAAAGTTTAGATTATGTTTCTTTACCTTTACCTTCTTTACAAGAACAAAAACGCATCGCCGCCATCCTCGACAAAGCCGATGCCATCCGCCGCAAACGCCAGCAGGCCATTCAACTGGCAGATGAGTTTTTGCGGTCGGTGTTTTTGGATATGTTTGGAGACCCGGTTACTAATCCGAAGGGGTGGGAGGTAAAGAGTCTTGGTGAAAATTTAGATTTTCTTACAAGTGGGTCAAGAGGATGGGCTAAATATTACAGTAATGAAGGTGAAAAGTTTCTTCGGATTCAGAATATTGGAAAAAACAAATTGTTTAAAAATGATATGGCATTTGTTAAACCTCCCAATAGTGCCGAAGCGAAAAGAACAAAAGTCAAGTCAGGAGATATATTGATCAGTATTACCGCAGACTTGGGACGAACAGCAGTAGTACCTGATAACTTTGGAACTGCATACATTAATCAGCATCTTGCAATAATTCGAGTTAAAAACTTAAATTCAATTTATCTGTCTGAGTATTTAGCATCTCAAGGTGGGCAGGTTCAAATTCAGAAGCTAAATCGCCAAGGTGTAAAAGCAGGTTTGAACTTTGATGATATTAAAAGTCTCAAAATTTTGATACCTCCTTTAGACCTTCAGAAAAAATATGAACAAATTTGGTTAAATAGATATAAGTTTAAAGAAAACTATGACCAGTTGACAAAAAAAAGCGGAGAAATATTCAACTCCCTAACCCAACGCGCCTTCCGGGGCGAACTTTGA
- a CDS encoding ATP-dependent nuclease — MKKKVVIGGDGRLNQIFLALWSSRNGLTEDSLKEVTIFSIEEPEAHLHPHQQRKLADYLNTSLNGQVLLTSHSPQIASEFSPNSIVRLLYNNGTTKAASNGCSTIIDEAFIDFGYRLSIIPAEAFFSDVVFLIEGASEELFYKTLSKQLDIDLDRLNISILMVDGIGFRTFINILNSLELQWILRTDNDIFKIPNKEEYRFAGIQRCIKYYKDFLEFNKHTEKLLLEHETNLQWSGTKQADKLNLDSANIIIKELEKYGFYISNKDLENDLFNSPLSSDIQKFFENSDNEDIIDKMQKRKATFFYKFLKENKESLSKLRDDAISKPLLKCKSIIRIIHDEAN; from the coding sequence GTGAAAAAAAAAGTCGTAATTGGAGGTGATGGACGATTAAATCAAATCTTTCTTGCATTATGGTCATCCAGAAATGGTTTAACTGAAGACAGTTTGAAAGAAGTCACGATATTTTCCATTGAAGAACCTGAAGCACATTTACATCCCCATCAACAAAGGAAGTTAGCAGATTATTTAAACACATCTCTTAATGGTCAGGTATTATTGACATCTCATTCGCCTCAAATAGCATCAGAATTCAGCCCAAATTCAATTGTTAGACTTCTTTATAATAACGGTACAACAAAAGCAGCATCAAATGGTTGTTCTACAATTATTGATGAAGCATTTATTGATTTTGGATACCGCCTTAGTATTATACCAGCAGAAGCTTTTTTCTCTGATGTTGTATTTTTGATCGAAGGAGCATCTGAAGAATTGTTTTACAAGACTTTATCAAAGCAACTTGATATTGATTTAGACAGATTGAACATAAGCATACTTATGGTAGATGGTATCGGGTTTAGAACTTTTATTAATATTCTGAATAGCCTTGAACTTCAGTGGATTCTAAGGACTGATAACGATATTTTCAAGATACCAAATAAGGAGGAATATCGGTTTGCAGGTATTCAAAGATGCATTAAATATTATAAAGATTTCTTGGAATTTAATAAACATACTGAAAAACTTCTATTAGAACATGAAACAAATTTACAATGGTCAGGCACAAAACAGGCAGATAAATTAAACTTAGATTCAGCTAATATTATTATAAAAGAACTTGAAAAATATGGCTTTTATATATCAAATAAAGATTTAGAAAATGATTTATTCAATAGTCCATTGAGTTCCGATATTCAAAAGTTTTTTGAAAATTCAGATAATGAAGACATAATAGATAAAATGCAAAAAAGAAAAGCTACATTTTTTTATAAATTTTTAAAAGAGAATAAGGAATCTCTTTCAAAATTAAGAGATGATGCTATTTCAAAACCTTTACTAAAATGTAAAAGCATTATTCGCATTATTCATGATGAAGCCAACTGA
- a CDS encoding UvrD-helicase domain-containing protein, translating into MMKPTDQQKLIFDYDGNSVVIAAPGSGKTFVLSQKIKHNLKSLHDHQGIIAISYTNKASNELKSRSLSNGENPKSSFFGTIDRFYLSEIIIPFAKQLFGIPINEITITKYSSLPNDEKEDYIWDSRKLKFAQIDDSKIDVFKNYFLKGIILIETIGVFADFVFSNSIACQKYIKARYKYIYIDEYQDSGFEQHQIFLKIMGLDAIAVAVGDLNQSIYAFSGKDSKYLQELSANDNFKYFKLDKNHRCHPSIINYSNYLLNTKTELIPVDENQIFFTIITGNEISIAEWIDEKIDSIQKIFNVE; encoded by the coding sequence ATGATGAAGCCAACTGATCAACAAAAATTAATTTTTGATTATGACGGTAATTCAGTTGTAATCGCAGCTCCTGGAAGTGGCAAAACATTTGTTTTATCTCAGAAAATTAAACATAATTTAAAATCATTACACGATCATCAAGGAATAATAGCTATTTCCTACACAAACAAAGCCAGTAATGAATTAAAAAGTAGAAGTTTATCAAATGGTGAAAATCCAAAGAGTTCATTTTTTGGAACGATAGACAGATTTTATCTTTCAGAAATAATAATTCCTTTCGCGAAACAATTATTTGGAATTCCAATAAACGAAATAACGATTACAAAATATTCATCTCTCCCAAATGATGAAAAGGAGGATTATATTTGGGATAGTAGAAAATTAAAGTTTGCCCAAATAGATGATAGTAAAATTGATGTTTTTAAAAACTATTTTCTCAAAGGAATAATACTAATCGAAACAATAGGTGTCTTTGCAGACTTTGTATTTTCAAATTCAATAGCATGTCAAAAATACATTAAGGCCAGATATAAATATATTTACATTGATGAATATCAAGATTCGGGTTTTGAACAACATCAAATATTTTTAAAGATAATGGGACTTGACGCAATTGCAGTTGCAGTTGGTGACTTGAATCAATCAATTTACGCTTTTTCGGGAAAAGATTCAAAATATCTTCAAGAATTGTCAGCAAACGATAATTTTAAGTACTTTAAGCTTGATAAAAATCACAGATGTCATCCTTCAATAATTAATTATTCAAATTACCTTCTTAATACTAAGACTGAATTAATTCCTGTTGATGAAAATCAAATTTTTTTTACTATAATTACTGGTAATGAAATTTCAATTGCTGAATGGATAGATGAAAAAATTGATTCTATTCAAAAAATATTCAATGTTGAATAA
- a CDS encoding 3'-5' exonuclease, giving the protein MKKLILFKKYSMLNNELNILTIHKSKGLEYDVIIHLDMYEWVFPNKRPGPNKDFNNPTYGDWNQDLNLHYVGLTRARKGCILVSSTERTNYENKQKKANDSEFVWLNSIKKLRYISK; this is encoded by the coding sequence ATGAAAAAATTGATTCTATTCAAAAAATATTCAATGTTGAATAACGAATTAAATATTTTGACAATTCACAAGTCAAAGGGACTTGAATATGATGTAATAATCCATCTGGATATGTACGAATGGGTATTCCCAAATAAACGACCGGGACCAAATAAAGATTTCAATAATCCTACTTATGGCGATTGGAATCAAGATTTGAATTTACATTATGTGGGATTAACAAGGGCAAGAAAAGGCTGTATTCTGGTTTCAAGTACTGAAAGAACTAATTATGAAAATAAACAAAAAAAAGCCAATGATTCAGAATTTGTTTGGCTAAATAGTATTAAAAAATTAAGATATATATCAAAATAA